A stretch of the Solanum dulcamara chromosome 6, daSolDulc1.2, whole genome shotgun sequence genome encodes the following:
- the LOC129892366 gene encoding solanidine UDP-glucose glucosyltransferase 1-like, whose amino-acid sequence MAMEVKEQTEMQHVVFIPYTMNSHITPLVHIARLFALHGLKVTIITTPYNALLFQSSVDRDRLLSGSDITVRTLQFPSEKVGLPVGIESFIASPSMEIVGKVHYGFLLLQKPMEKLIRELNPNCIVSDMFFPWSVDLAEELKIPRFAFQPATFIHQCAWTFIKEYTPYRNVADSESFLIPGLPLEIKMKSSEIEDFLKEETEYRKTVDEVLEAEIRSHGIIHNTCSELEPGFAEIYEKARGVKGWHIGPLALFINKHESEISSKEISNTNICSDAWKGYGDCFNWLEDQAPNSVLFVCFGSMIRFSDDQLKEMAIGLKAANCHTIWVFREQDKNQEDEKHCSDWCPNDFKEIIGENNKKIFIIQGWAPQQLILKHRAIGGFLTHCGWNSILESLAVGVPLITWPLFSDNFYSDKLLEKLDLAIGIGADVWNSGFILSCPPISGEKIELAVKRLMNNSEESRKIRENAKLMAKKLKIATEEGGSSHSQLIGLIEEIKRCASKNSS is encoded by the coding sequence ATGGCAATGGAAGTGAAGGAACAAACTGAAATGCAGCATGTTGTGTTCATTCCGTACACCATGAATAGCCATATAACTCCATTGGTACATATTGCTAGACTCTTCGCCCTCCATGGCCTCAAGGTCACCATCATTACCACTCCATATAATGCTCTCCTTTTTCAATCCTCCGTCGATAGAGACCGTCTCTTGTCCGGCAGCGACATCACCGTCCGGACACTTCAATTTCCGTCAGAAAAAGTGGGCTTACCTGTGGGAATTGAAAGCTTCATCGCAAGCCCTTCTATGGAAATAGTTGGAAAAGTTCACTATGGGTTTTTGCTTCTCCAAAAGCCCATGGAGAAACTAATTCGGGAGCTCAATCCAAATTGCATTGTTTCCGACATGTTCTTCCCTTGGTCTGTCGATTTGGCGGAAGAGCTGAAAATTCCGAGATTCGCTTTTCAACCTGCTACTTTCATCCATCAATGTGCTTGGACTTTTATAAAGGAATATACACCTTACAGGAATGTGGCCGATTCAGAGAGTTTCTTGATCCCTGGTTTGCCCCTCGAGATCAAAATGAAAAGCTCGGAGATTGAAGATTTCCTTAAAGAGGAAACTGAATACAGAAAGACAGTAGATGAAGTCTTAGAAGCTGAGATTCGTAGCCATGGCATTATTCATAACACTTGCTCTGAGCTGGAACCTGGTTTTGCCGAAATCTACGAAAAAGCTAGAGGAGTCAAAGGCTGGCACATAGGTCCCCTCGCTCTGTTTATCAACAAACATGAATCAGAAATTAGTTCAAAAGAAATTTCCAACACCAATATTTGTTCTGACGCTTGGAAAGGCTACGGTGATTGTTTCAATTGGCTTGAAGATCAAGCACCTAACTCTGTGCTCTTTGTTTGCTTTGGGAGCATGATAAGATTTTCCGATGATCAGCTTAAGGAAATGGCAATCGGATTGAAAGCTGCTAACTGCCACACCATTTGGGTTTTTAGGGAGCAAGACAAAAATCAAGAAGACGAGAAGCATTGTTCTGACTGGTGCCCCAATGATTTCAAAGAAATTATTggggaaaataataaaaagatctTTATCATCCAAGGTTGGGCGCCACAACAATTAATCCTGAAACATCGAGCAATTGGTGGATTCTTAACTCATTGTGGTTGGAACTCTATACTTGAATCTCTAGCAGTAGGTGTTCCATTGATCACATGGCCTCTGTTCTCGGATAACTTTTACAGCGACAAGCTTTTGGAGAAGCTTGACCTTGCTATTGGAATTGGAGCAGACGTGTGGAACTCAGGGTTCATATTGTCGTGTCCGCCGATTTCGGGAGAGAAGATAGAGTTAGCCGTCAAGCGTCTGATGAATAATTCAGAGGAAAGTAGGAAAATTCGAGAAAATGCTAAGTTAATGGCAAAGAAACTGAAGATTGCCACTGAAGAAGGAGGTTCCTCTCATTCACAGCTCATCGGGTTGATTGAGGAGATCAAGCGATGTGCTTCCAAGAACTCCTCTtga
- the LOC129892352 gene encoding cellulose synthase-like protein G2 translates to MKNTMELNRSTVPQPITTIYRLHMFLHSLIMLSLVYYRVSNLFKFENILSAQALAWVLICLGEISFIVKWFFGQGTRWRPVEREVFPENITCKDSELPPIDVMVFTANPKKEPIVDVMNTVISAMALDYPTDKLAVYLADDGGCPLTLYAMEEACSFAKMWLPFCRKYGVKTRCPKAFFSPLGEDDRVLKNDDFVAEMEEIKSKYEEFQQNVDRAGESGKIKGDVVPDRASFIKVINERKTEYEKSADDLTKMPLLVYASRERRTHRRHHFKGGSANALLRVSGIMSNAPYLLVLDCDFFCHDPISARKAMCFHLDPKLSSDLAYVQFPQVFYNVSKSDIYDVKIRQAYKTIWHGMDGIQGPVLSGTGYFLKRKALYTSPGIKDEYLSSPEKHFGTSRKFIASLEENNYVKQEKVISEDIIEEAKNLATCAYEDGTHWGQEIGYSYDCHLESTFTGYLLHCKGWRSTYLYPDRPSFLGCAPVDMQGFSSQLIKWVAALTQAGLSHLNPITYGFNSRMKTLQCMCYAYLMYFSLYSWGMVLHASVPSVGLLFGFQVYPEVYDPWFAVYVIAFISTILENMSESIPEGGSVKTWWMEYRALMMMGVSAIWLGGVKAIIDKIIGTQGEKLYLSDKAIDKEKLKKYEKGKFDFQGIGILAVPLITFSVLNLVGFLVGANQVFITMKFADVLGQLLVSSFFVFVVVTVVIDVVSFLKDS, encoded by the exons ATGAAAAATACCATGGAGCTCAACAGAAGTACTGTCCCGCAACCTATCACCACCATTTACCGACTCCACATGTTTCTCCACTCTCTAATTATGCTTTCATTAGTATACTACCGTGTATCTAATTTGTTTAAATTCGAAAACATCCTTAGTGCACAAGCACTTGCTTGGGTACTCATCTGCTTAGGCGAAATTAGTTTCATTGTCAAGTGGTTCTTTGGACAAGGGACTCGTTGGCGCCCTGTTGAAAGGGAAGTGTTTCCTGAAAACATCACTTGCAAAGACTCGGAGCTACCCCCAATTGACGTCATGGTATTCACTGCTAATCCTAAGAAAGAGCCAATTGTGGATGTCATGAACACTGTGATATCTGCAATGGCTCTTGATTACCCGACGGATAAATTGGCTGTGTATCTGGCTGATGATGGAGGATGTCCCTTGACGTTGTACGCCATGGAGGAAGCATGTTCTTTTGCCAAGATGTGGCTACCTTTCTGTAGGAAGTATGGAGTTAAAACAAGGTGCCCTAAAGCCTTTTTTTCTCCGTTAGGAGAAGATGACCGTGTTCTTAAGAACGATGACTTTGTTGCTGAAATGGAAGAAATTAAA TCAAAATATGAAGAGTTCCAACAGAATGTGGACCGTGCTGGTGAATCCGGAAAAATCAAAGGTGACGTAGTGCCTGATAGAGCCTCGTTTATTAAG GTAATAAATGAGAGGAAAACGGAGTACGAGAAGAGTGCCGACGATTTAACGAAAATGCCATTGCTAGTATACGCATCCCGTGAAAGAAGAACCCACCGTCGTCATCACTTCAAGGGTGGATCTGCAAATGCTCTT CTTCGAGTTTCTGGGATAATGAGTAATGCACCTTATTTACTGGTTTTGGATTgtgatttcttttgtcatgatccaataTCAGCTCGAAAAGCAATGTGTTTCCACCTTGATCCAAAGCTATCATCTGACTTAGCTTATGTCCAGTTCCCTCAAGTGTTTTACAATGTCAGCAAGTCCGATATTTATGATGTCAAAATTAGACAGGCTTACAAG aCAATATGGCACGGTATGGATGGTATCCAAGGCCCAGTGTTGTCGGGAACAGGTTATTTTCTCAAGAGGAAGGCGTTATACACGAGTCCAGGCATAAAGG ATGAGTATCTTAGTTCACCGGAGAAGCATTTCGGAACCAGTAGAAAGTTCATTGCTTCACTAGAGGAAAATAATTATGTTAAGCAAGAGAAAGTCATATCAGAAGATATCATAGAGGAAGCTAAGAACCTGGCTACTTGTGCATACGAGGATGGCACGCATTGGGGTCAAGAG ATCGGTTATTCGTATGATTGTCATTTGGAGAGCACTTTTACTGGTTATCTTTTGCACTGCAAAGGGTGGAGATCGACCTATCTGTATCCAGACAGGCCATCTTTCTTGGGTTGTGCCCCAGTTGATATGCAAGGTTTCTCCTCACAGCTCATAAAATGGGTTGCTGCACTTACACAAGCTGGTCTATCACATCTCAATCCCATCACTTATGGCTTCAATAGCAGGATGAAAACTCTTCAATGCATGTGCTATGCCTATTTGATGTATTTCTCTCTTTATTCTTGGGGAATGGTTCTACATGCTAGTGTTCCTTCTGTTGGCCTTTTGTTTGGCTTCCAAGTCTACCCCGAG GTGTATGATCCATGGTTTGCAGTGTATGTGATCGCTTTCATATCGACAATTTTGGAGAATATGTCGGAGTCAATTCCAGAAGGGGGATCGGTTAAAACGTGGTGGATGGAATACAGGGCACTGATGATGATGGGAGTTAGTGCAATATGGTTAGGAGGAGTGAAAGCTATAATAGATAAGATTATCGGAACGCAAGGAGAGAAATTGTATTTGTCGGACAAAGCAATTGACAAGGAAAAGCTCAAGAAATACGAGAAGGGGAAATTCGATTTCCAAGGGATAGGGATACTTGCTGTACCATTGATAACATTTTCCGTGTTGAACCTGGTAGGCTTCTTGGTTGGAGCTAATCAAGTATTTATTACAATGAAGTTTGCTGACGTGCTTGGCCAACTCCTCGTATCATCCTTCTTCGTCTTTGTGGTGGTTACTGTTGTCATTGATGTCGTATCTTTCTTAAAGGATTCTTAA